Below is a genomic region from Candidatus Chlorobium masyuteum.
TGCCCAGGTTGTCAATTACAAGCGCTGAATTATCCGGCAGATCTCTACGGTTGGCAATCTATTGTAAAAGCTTTACCATAATGGAGGCGAATCAGCAGGATTCCCCATATTTAATTCAAACACAATCGGGAGCATAGGGATGATTCCAGAGAAATTAACGGAAGTATTGAAGCATGACGGAGTGGTTGCGATTGCAACTCTGGGGCAGGATGGCCCTCATATGGTCAATACCTGGAACAGTTATGTACGAATTACCGAAGCAGAGCGCATTCTGATTCCAGTCGGCTACATGCAACATACGGAAGCGAACATTGCGTTTAACAATCAGGTGTTGATTACACTCGGCAGCCGCAAGGTCGCAGGAAATATGGGGCCTGGCACCGGATTTTTGATTAAAGGCACGGCGAGCATAGAGACCTCCGGGCCTGATTTTGATGCAACCCACGCTAAATTTGCATGGGCACGTGCCGTCATGGCTGTAACGGCCAGCTCCATTGAACAGACCTTGTAGGACACCGCAATAAATCTCTTCTCTCTGCGCGGACGGAGCCCCGTCCGCCTCGCACCCTAACCGCTCACGACAATTAATTGAAATATCTATCAATAAATGCATCTATTAATTCGTCAAAAATTGATATAAATATCTATATTTGTTCTTTATATCGCCACTGATTGCGATTTATGATATAAGGAAAAGCGGAGATTCGTGATGAAGATTGAAGGCTTGTTGAGTGATGAGGCGATTCTGGGAGAGCTGGGCAAGCGATTGGCTCAGCGGCGGCTGGAACTTCAGCTTACCCAGGAGATGCTTGCGGAGCAGGCGGGAGTATCGAAGCGGACCGTGGAACGTGTCGAGGCTGGAGCTACGGCGCAGATGTCGACCATGATCCGGATTCTTCGGGTATTGGGGCTGCTTGATCGGATGGAAGCATTGGTGCCCGAGTCCGGAGCGCGTCCGATGGATCTGCTCAGGCTCAAAGGCAAGGCGCGAAAGCGAGCCAGTGGCAGGAGAAAACCAACCGATGAAAAGCCCTGGACGTGGGGTGACGAAGCATGAGCACGACAGCAATGGTAAACCTTTGGGGACGCACGATCGGTGCGGTGTCGCTGGACGACAATGCTGCGACAGCCTCCTTTGAATATGATCCGGCTTTCATCAGCAGCGGTATTGAGGTGGCCCCGCTGATGATGCCGCTATCAGGCAGGCTATACTCCTTCCCATCGCTGCAACGGGAAACCTTCCATGCTCTTCCGGGGCTTTTGGCGGATTCACTGCCGGATCGGTTTGGCAGTGCGTTGATTGATGCCTGGCTTGCCCGTTCCGGACGTATGCCGGAGTCGTTCAATGCGGTGGAGCGCCTTTGTTACATCGGTTCGCGCGGCATGGGTGCGCTGGAGTATGCTCCGGCAATCCGATTGGGTGCACCCGCATCTTCCCGTGTTGAGGTTGACAAGCTGGTAGCGTTGGCGTCAGAGGTTTTGACCCATCGTGACAACCTGGAGGTCTGGTTCCACGAGGAGGGAAGGCAAACAGCTCTACGGGATATTTTGCGGGTCGGCACTTCGGCTGGCGGTGCGCGGGCCAAGGCGGTGATTGCCTGGAATCCGGAAACGAACGAAGTTCGTTCAGGTCAGGTGCAGGCTGGCAGTGGATTTGAGTACTGGCTGATGAAGTTCGACGGTGTCAGCGGAAACAGGGATAAGGAGCTGGACGACCCGAAGGGTTACGGCGCAATCGAGTATGCCTATTACAGGATGGCGGTGGATGCGGGAATTGCCATGACTCCGTGCCGCCTTTTCGAGGAGAACGGACGCCGCCACTTCATGACGAAACGGTTCGACCGGCAGGAAGGCGGAGGCAAGCTGCACATGCAGTCACTTTGCGGCATGGCGCATTTTGATTTCAATCAGGCGGGAGCATACGGCTACGAGCAGGCGTTGCAGGTAATCCGCCGACTGGGGTTGCCGATGGCGGCCATTGAGGAGCAGTTCCGGCGGATGGTTTTCAATATTGTGGCCCGTAATCAGGATGACCACGTAAAGAACATTGCCTTTCTGATGGACAAGAGTGGAAAGTGGTCGCTCTCTCCCGCTTTCGACATGACCTACAGCTATCAGCCGGGCGGTAAATGGACATCAACTCATCAGATGACGATGCAAGGCAAGCGGAGTGGCTTTACCCTGGAGGATTTCAAAGCGTGTTCAAAGAGTGCTTCCATGAAGCGCGGGCGAGCAGAAACGATTATTGATGAGGTGATGAAGGTCGTCTCCCGATGGAGGGAGTATGCGGAGGAGTCGCGCGTGAGTCCGTCGCAACGTGATAAAATAGAGGCTGCCCTGAGAGTGGAGCCCTTTAAATAAACCCGGATATTAAAATTGCCTTGTATTTTAAAGCAAGGCTTTATCAGCGGTTGACAACCTCGATTTTTACTTTGGCGGTACCCTTGTCATAAAAACCGAGCCTTTTGGCCGCTTCAGCACTCAGATCGATAATCCGGTCACCGACAAACGGGCCGCGGTCATTGACCCTGACTACAATCGAAGCATTGGTTTCAAGGTTGGTTACCTTTACCAGAGCAGGCAGGGGAAGATATTTGTGTGCGGCACTTGGTTTTGAAGGGTCAAATATTTCGCCGTATGCGGTCGGCTGTCCATTATGCTGCCTCAGGGTTTCATGACCATACCATGAAGCCAAACCTGTCTCCTCGTAGGAGTTCGCCTCTTCATAGCTCATTGGGACATAAACCTTGCCGTTGATGACGTAGGGGGTGTTTTTCAGTTTTCCTGTCCGGTAGGCCTCTTCAGGTGAAATCCCGCCTATATATGAGGATCGGGAAGAGGTACATGAACTGAGTGCCAGAGGCAGCAGCAGGCATCCGGCCAGAAATAATTTGCGCATTGAATCGTTCATGGATGTCGCCTTTTATGGTGCCTTTTATTTTAATAAATGTCAATTTACGCTTATTCTTCCTCTATTGACACTATTTTTAACTTTCCGGTATTGAGCCTTAAAGGTTTTTGCAGTTGGAAAGAGAGACTTTACCCCGTGTGAACATGGTTGCAGAACCTGAGGCCCGCAGTCCTTTCGGCGTTTTAATCATACATGGTTTTACCGCAACACTTGAGAGTGTGGAGGCGTTGCGCAAGCCCTTGCAGGAAATGGGTATCCCTTTCTGCATGCCATTGCTTGCCGGGCATGGGGCCACGTCTCCCGATGCACTTGATGGCGTAGGATGGGAGGCATGGCTTAAGGATGCAGAGCTGGCGTTTAAGGATTTCTCGCTGGAGGTGGAGCGGGTTATCGTGATCGGGCACAGTATGGGTGCACTGCTTGCCCTTAATCTTGCGGTACGCTACCCGAAACAGGTTGATTCTCTTATCCTTGCAACACCGGCACTCAGGCTTGTCTCTCTGCTTGCACCTGGCAGACCGCTTCATTTTGCAGCTCGGCTTGTCAGTATGATGATCAAAAAGTGGGATCTGAAAAGTGATTTGCAGGAGTTGCGGCCTCAGTGCCTGGCTCCCCATTACGCCTGGGTTCCGACCAATGCTATTCTCTCCCTGTTTGATCTGATCCGGACTACCGAGAGGCTGCTTGATCAAGTCAACGTACCTTTCATGATTCTGCATAACAGAAAGGAGGCAACCGTGCTTCCAAATAGCGCAACCCTGCTCTGCAATCGGGCGGCAACGTCTCCGGAGGAGCGCTCAATTGTCTGGTTTGAACGTTCCGGACACCAGATTTTCTGTGATTGTGAACGTGATAAAGCGGTTCGCACTATCATGACGTATATAGCAGACAGAACCGGTCGAAAGGAGTAAGCTTTTGAACGGCTCTTTGCGATTCATGCGCGTCATGTTGAAGAATGCAGGTTACGGTTTTATATTCCTGAACGGAGCGTTCATTATTCTCTTGCACCTAAAACCAAACAGAAATGAATACGTTTATCTGCAGAGCGGTTTCCACCTCTCTCCTGCTCTTTTCAATGCTGTTTCACGCTCTGCCGCTGAAGGCGAGTGCTCCTGACGGCTCACCGGAAAGCGGGAAAAAACCGGCGGTTGTGCTCAACGAACTTGGCTTCGCTTCAGGGTATGTGTGGGGTTCGCTGAACAGAAAAGCGGATAACTTTACCGTGTATCCGCTCATTGCACGAGTTGGATTCAATATGAACCGATTGCTGGGTATTGAGGGCGCAAAGAGCACCCTGCAGCTGGCACTTGAGCCGCAGGTGAATCTGATTTCCGGTCCGCAGGATGGTGTGGAAGCCGGTTGCGGTATCGGTCTGCGCTATTTCCGCAAACTCGCCTCTCCGGTGGATCTTTTTTTTGAGGCAAGCTTTGCGCCCATGTTTTTAAGTGTTGATTCGATAGAGCAGGGCAAAGCCGGGTTTAACTTTCTTGATCATTTCGGTTCAGGCCTTCAATACCGGGTATCGGACAAAACGGCGTTTTTTGGCGGCTACCGCTGGCGTCACATCTCTCACGCAGGTCTTGTTGACCGCTCGAATATGGGCATAAACTCCAACGCCATTATCGCCGGGGTTTCATGGCTCTATTAATAGAGGTGTCCTAATGTTCCGCAACTTGTTTGCTATGAAAAAAGATCGGCATCATGCGGGTTATTGACCTCTCGCATACCATAGAGCCCGGAATGCCGGTTTATCCGGGGACGCCCGAACCGGAATTTCAGCCGCTTGCAACGCTTGATAAAGAGGGCTTTTCCGAGCAGCTTATCACACTCTCCTCCCATACCGGCACCCATATCGACCTCCCCTCCCATATTCTTTCCGAAATGACAAGACCCGATGTTTTTGCGGTTGAACAATTTGCCGGAAAAGGTGTCGTCATGGATGTTCGCGATGCCGCCGGAGGGGTTATCAGCAAAGAGCAGCTCAAACCGTTCTCTGCATTGATTGGTTCGTGTGACTTTCTCCTGCTCTCTTCCGGATGGAGCGAAAACTGGGGTCGGCCGGATTATTTTAAAGGATATCCGGCGCTCTCGGTTGAAGCCGCACACTGGCTCACAGAGTTTGATCTGAAAGGGATCGGGGTGGATATGATCTCTGTGGATCTTCCGGATTCAGTTGATCTCCCTGTTCACAGAAGAGTGCTCGGGAAAGGGATTGTGCTCATCGAGAATCTGACTGCACTGTCGTCACTTCCCGATTCTCCCTTCACTTTTTGCGCTTTTCCGCTGAAAATAGCCGGAGCTGAGGCTTCACCGATCCGTGCGGTTGCCCTTGTTGGATAAAAGGGGTCAGCAAAGATTATTTAATTGGAAGTTAATTGAGAGGGCGTTACCTTTGAGTACACAGGATTTAATCCACTGTTCTTTATCATCGCAATAACTACGGTTCGTAATTCGTACCACTACTATGCTCATGTACTCTTCGATTACCAGAAAAGTGCTTATGGCGCTTGCGGGGCTTTTTCTGGTTACCTTCCTCCTCGTGCATCTCGGTATCAATCTTTTGCTGCTGAAATCCGATGGAGGCGCTTCGTTTACTGAAGCGGCAACCTTTATGGCTACCAATCCGATCATAAAGGTATTTGAAATTGTTCTTTTTGCAGGCTTTCTGCTTCACATCTTCTTCGGTATGCTGGTCTCCGGCCAGAACCGCGCTGCACGCACGACCCGCTATGAGTGTGCCAACGCTTCGGACACCTCCTTTTTTTCAAAGTACATGTTCCACACCGGCATTATTGTACTCATCTTCCTGCTTCTTCACTTTATAGATTTCTACTTTATCAAGACAGGTCTTGTCGCCCCGCCTCCCGGCATCGAACGGCACGACTTCTATCATCGCGCACTGCTGCTCTTCTCATCGCCCTGGTACTCCCTGATCTATATTGCCGGTTTTGTTTCTCTCGGCATCCATCTCAACCATGCAATACAGTCGGCATTTCAGACCCTTGGATGGAACCACAGCCGCTATATGGGAGCAGTCAAGCTTGCAAGTACGATCTACTCGGTATGCATTGCAGCAGGATTCAGCCTTGTTCCGGTCTACCTCCTGTTAATCAAGTAAACAAGAGCAGCTAACTGTGTTATTTACCGAAAACAACACTCACTACACGTTTCAATGACACGCCTCAACGCCAGAATCCCTGAAGGGCCGGTGGCAGACAAATGGACCGCCTACAAATCGGGATGCAAGCTGGTAAACCCCAACAATAAACGCAAACTTGACATCATCGTGGTTGGTACCGGTCTTGCCGGGGCCTCTGCAGCCGCCTCTCTCGGAGAGCTTGGCTACAATGTCAAGGCATTCTGCTATCAGGATACACCGCGCCGTGCTCACAGCATCGCTGCACAGGGTGGAATCAATGCCGCAAAGAACTATGCCAACGACGGTGACAGTGCCTACCGGCTTTTTTATGACACCATCAAAGGCGGCGATTACCGGGCACGTGAAGCCAATGTGTACCGTCTTGCTGAAGTCAGCAACCAGATTATCGACCTCTGTGTTGCCCAGGGGGTCCCATTTGCCAGGGAGTATGGCGGGCTTCTGACAAACCGCTCTTTCGGGGGTGCACAGGTATCAAGAACCTTCTTTGCGAGGGGCCAGACAGGCCAGCAGTTGCTGCTCGGGGCCTATGGTGCCTTAAGCCGTCAGATCGCCGCAGGTACCGTTACGCTCTACAATCGGCGCGATATGCTTGACCTGGTGCTTGTTGACGGAAAGGCGCGGGGAATCATTACCCGGAATCTGGTTACCGGCGAGATTGAGCGTCACGCCGCACATGCGGTTGTGCTGGCAAGCGGCGGGTATGGCAATGTTTTTTACCTCTCCACCAATGCCATGGGTTCCAATGTGACTCCGGCATGGTGTGCCTACAAGCGGGGGGCTTTTATGGCCAACCCGGCCTTTACACAGATTCATCCCACCTGTATTCCGGTGCACGGCGACTTTCAGTCAAAGCTGACCCTGATGAGTGAAAGCCTGCGCAACGATGGAAGGATCTGGGTGCCGAAAAAATTAAAGGATGTGGAGCGGCTGCGCCATAAGGATATCAAACCATCCGATATCGCCGAGGAGGATCGGGACTACTATCTTGAGCGCCGTTACCCTGCTTTCGGAAATCTTGTTCCGAGGGATGTCGCATCAAGGGCGGCCAAAGAGCGGTGTGACGCCGGATATGGTGTCGGCTCTACAGGAATGGCGGTATATCTGGACTTTGCCGATGCCATCAAGCGCAAGGGGCATGATACCATTGATGCTTTATACGGCAACCTCTTCCAGATGTACGAGCAGATTGTTGCTGAATCACCCTATGAAACCGCGATGATGATCTATCCGGCGGTGCACTATACCATGGGAGGTCTATGGGTTGATTACGAGCTGATGACGACCATTCCGGGACTCTTTGCTGCCGGGGAGTGCAATTTTTCCGACCATGGAGCCAACCGTCTCGGGGCATCTGCGCTTATGCAGGGGCTTGCCGACGGGTACTTTGTGCTGCCCTATACGATAGGCAACTATCTTGCATCTGAGATTCATACACCGCGGTTTGATCCTGCCGCTTCCGAATTCACTGCCGCCGCAGAGGGGGTTGCTGACCGCCTGAAGCAACTCCATAACAACAAGGGCAAGGAGTCGGTTGATCACTTCCATCGCCGCCTCGGCAAGATCATGTGGGAGTATTGCGGGATGGCCAGAAATGAGGCGGGTCTTACCGAAGCCCTCTATCTCATTACCGAGCTGAAGAGGGAGTATGCCCGGGGAGTAAAGGTGTCGGGAGGTCTGGATGAATATAATCCTGAACTTGAGAAGGCCTGCCGGGTTGCTGACTTTATCGAACTCGGCGAACTCATGGTACGCGACGCCCTGCAGCGAAAAGAGTCTTGCGGGGGTCATTTCAGGGAAGAGTACCAGACCAGTGATGGTGAAGCTTTGCGCGACGATGAGAAGTTCGCATTTGTCGGCGCATGGCAATACACCGGCCGTGATGCAGTGCTGCACAGGGAGGAACTTCAATTCAACGAGATCAAGCTCTCCCAGCGGAGCTATAAATAGAGGATAATATGAATTTTACGCTGAAGATCTGGCGCCAGAAAAATGCGGAGGCCAAAGGCGGTATGGTTTCCTACGAGGTATCAGGGATCTCTTCCGACAGCTCATTTTTTGAAATGCTTGATATCCTCAACCAGCAGCTTATTGAGAGCGGTGGTGATCCGGTCTCCTTTGACCACGACTGCCGGGAGGGTATATGCGGTACATGCAGCCTCTATATAAACGGGAGGCCTCACGGGCCGGTCAAGGGGGTAACCACCTGCCAGCTTCATATGCGCTCTTTCAGGGACGGGGAGACTATCCATATCGAACCATGGCGGGCAAAGGCTTTTCCGGTCATCCGCGATCTCATTGTTGACAGAAGTGCGTTTGATAAAGTGATCCAGGCTGGCGGTTATGTATCGGTTAATAGCGGAGGTGTGCCTGACGCCAATACCATTCCTGTCGAGAAATCGAAATCCGATGCGGCCTTTGATGCCGCCGCCTGCATCGGCTGCGGGGCCTGTGTGGCCGCCTGTTCCAACGCTGCCGCCATGCTCTTTATCGGCGCAAAGGTCTCTCATCTCGCTCTTTTGCCGCAGGGGCGTATAGAGACTGAAAAGCGGGTGCAGAAGATGGTAGCCTGTATGGATCAGCTTGGTTTCGGCAACTGCAGCAACACCTATGCCTGTGAAGCGGAGTGCCCGAAAGGAATTTCCGTAGTCAATATTGCCCGCATGAACCGGGGGTTTCTCAAGGCGAAACTCATGTCGGACAAGGAGAAGGAAATTCGCGATTCCATGTAAGGGCGCGAGTTGTTTTGAGAGGGAATGTTTTTGTTCTGCAGGATGTTGTTTTCAATGATCTTGTGCTTCCATTCAGGGAACCTCTCAACGAAGGAGCTCAGTTGCCATGAAAAAACACACCGGTTTATGGATTGATCACAAAGAGGCGCTTCTGGTTTCAATAGAAGGCGAGAGTTTGGTTGTTCAGCGTGTTCCGTCCGAAGCGGAAAGTCATTTCCGGCCTTCAGGGGGCTGGAAATCGAGCGGAACGTCGGTTGCGCAGTCAATTTCAAAAGAGCAGACCGCTGACGAGAGCCGAAAACACCAGTATCAGGCATTTTATAAAAAAGTGATGGCTCTGCTCGGTGATTCTTCGGGTATTGCTCTTTTCGGTCCCGGTGAAGCAAAGATTGAGCTTGCCAAGGCGATCAGCAAGGTCGGCTCACTGCATGAAAAAGTCAAGGCGGTTGAAGCCTGTGACCGTATGACCGAGAAGCAGTTTATAGCAAAAGTCAAATCGTTTTTTGTTATCTGAATCCGTATCTGCCTGCTTGCCGGCAGCCCTGGTTAAGGCTGCCGGTCCATTATTCTCCCTGTTGAATCGCTGCTTCTCTCCGCTTTTCCGGCAATCTCTTTTTTTTCGACACACGGTTGAGTGACTCCGGAGATCAACAACATCCGCGAATTTCCTGATGATTATCTCATGCTCAGGCTTCAGCGGTGCGAATGCAAGAATCTTTTACCGTATTTTCCGGTTAATACTTATAATTCATGGAGGTACACTGTGGAAACGGATTTTATTCAGGGGAATTTTGCATGTTGCTGGCTCCTGTTTGGAAATTGCAGTTTAAACGTGTAGATGATAAGCTTGATGTAATGCCTCTATTGCAAGAACAGAACTCTCCGGGGCGATTCCGTCTGTTGGTGGACGGGTGCTTTAGCTGAATTTTTTTCTCTTCCCGGAATGTTCAAAAATGAATTTATGGAAATACTCTTTCTTTTGTCACTGATTGTTGTTAACGGCCTTTTTGCCATGTCGGAAATAGCCCTGGTGACGGCTAAACGCTCTCGTCTTGCAAAACTTGCCGAGGATGGGGATAAATCGGCAGCGGTCGCCATCAAGCTTGGTCAGGAGCCGACCCGTTTTCTTTCGACCATACAGATAGGCATTACCTCAATCGGTATTCTTAATGGTATTGTCGGAGAGGGTGCTCTTGCCGGACCACTGGCGGTCAGGTTTCAGGCATTCGGGATGGATCCGGAAATCAGCCATATCATTTCGACCGCTATCGTTGTCCTGTCGATCACCTATATCACGATTGTTGTTGGAGAGCTTGTTCCCAAAAGGCTTGGCCAGTTCGATCCGGAAGGAATCGCATGTCTGGTTTCCCGTCCCATGTTTACCCTCTCGACAATAACCCGTCCGTTCGGAAGGCTTCTTTCCGCGTCAACTGATGCTATCCTCCGCCTTATGGGGCAAAGCCCCCAGGCCTATCCCAGCGTTACCGAAGAGGAGATTCATGCTATGCTTGAGGAGGGCTCTGAAGCGGGAGTTATCGAACAGCACGAGCATGAGATGGTCCGCAATGTGTTCCGTCTTGATGATCGTCAGCTTGGAACCCTTATGGTGCCGAGAGCTGATATTGTCTTTCTTGACGTTTCAAAACCGCTGGAAGAGAATATTCTGCGGGTGACAGAGTCCGAGCACTCCCGCTTTCCGGTCTGTAACGGGGGTCTGCAATCCCTGCTTGGCGTGGTCAACGCCAAACAGCTTCTGTCGAAAACCCTGAAGGGGGGGTTGACCGAGTTTACTTCACAGTTGCAGCCCTGTGTCTATGTTCCGGAAACCCTTACCGGTATGGAGCTGCTGGACCATTTCAGGACTTCAGGCACCCAGATGGTTTTTGTTGTTGATGAGTACGGGGAGATTCAGGGGCTCGTTACCCTTCAGGATATGCTTGAAGCGGTGACAGGAGAGTTTGTACCGCGCAACAGCGAGGATTCATGGGCGGTTGAGCGCCAGGATGGTTCATGGCTGCTGGATGGTCTTATTCCTGTGCCTGAGCTGAAGGATACGCTTGAACTCAGATCGGTTCCGGATGAGGATAAAGGACTTTATCACACCTTGAGCGGTCTTATGATGTGGCAGCTCGGTCGAATGCCTCAGACCGGAGATGTCATGATATGGGAAGAGTGGACGCTTGAGATTGTTGATCTTGATGGCCAGCGGATCGACAAAGTGCTTGCCTCAAAACGTCCCGAGGAGGTTATACCGGAAAACGGGCGATCGGAAGTGCCGTCAGCCGAAGCGAAAAGTGACCCCTTACATAAAAACTGAACGTAATGACCAATCATCATCCGGAGTGCCTTTTCTGCCGAATCGTAAACGGCGAGATCCCGGCGAAGATTATCTACCGAAATGAGCATGTTGTGGCATTCAGGGATATCACGCCTGTTGCACCTCAACATGTGTTGATTATTCCGGTGCGCCATATTGCCTCCCTGAACGATCTGGAGCCCGAAGATGAAGCGACAGCAGGAAGCCTTATGCTTGCTGCCGGAACGGTTGCCGGTATTCTGGGTATCAGGGAGTCCGGTTACCGGTTTGTGTTCAATACGGGACCCGATGCCCTTCAGAGTGTCTTTCATATTCATGGTCATCTTGTCGGCGGAAAAGAGATGGGATGGCCTCCCTTTGCCGGATCGTCGACGCTGCACGGATAGGCGTGGAGCGAGTTGGTGCCGGGAGAACAATCATGGAATTTTATCCGGTTGAAATTGTTATATAGGATATATATTGTCCTGTATTGTATTATTGTTTCAAGGAGTCAGTTGTATGAGATTATCGGAGTTGCAGGTTGGTGACCGCGCTGAAGTGACGGCATTGAAATCTGAAAGTGCTGTCCGGCGACGGATTATGGATATGGGATTGATAAAAGGGACCAGCTTCAAGGTGCTCAGGGTTGCGCCCCTTGGCGACCCCATAGAGATATTCTTCAAGGGGCTCTATCTTGCCCTGAGAAAAAACGAGGCAGAGGGAGTTCTCGTTCGTAAAGTCGGAGAGCCTTCGGAGCTTGTTGACCATCAGGAGCTTGACGAACCGCTCCTGAAGTTTGGAGGGAGGGTATGAGTGGCGGCAAGGAGATCACCATTGCGCTTGCCGGCAATCCGAACTGCGGAAAATCCTCTCTCTTCAATGCGCTTACCGGGGCGCAGCAGAAAGTCGGAAATTTTTCGGGCGTAACCGTTGAAAAGCATGAAGGGTATATCGACTACAAAGGGTACCGGATCACCGTGGTTGATCTTCCCGGAACCTACTCACTTACCCCCTACTCTCCCGAAGAGCTGGTAACAAGGGCCTATCTTGTCAGGGAGCGTCCTGATGTGGTGGTCAATGTTCTTGAGGGCCCGAACCTTGAGCGCAACCTTCTTCTGACAACCCAGCTCATGGAGCTTGAGGTTGATTTCCTCGTTGCGCTCAACATGATGGATGAAGTTGAAGAGAAGGGTATTGTTATTGACATCAAACAGCTTCAGCAGCTTCTCGGATGCCATATCATACCGGTTTCAGCCAAAAAGAAGAGTGGTCTTGACGCACTTCTTGATCATATCATCCGGGTCTCACAGAAGGAGATCAAAATCAAAAAGAACAAGCTCTTTTTCACGCCATCCCTTGAAGCTTCAGTTGATAAAATCACGGCACTTCTCGGCAATCAGAAGGAGCTGGGCCTCTATAATTCCCGCTGGCTTGCCATCAAGCTGCTTGAAAACGACCGGGAGGTTTATCAGGAGGTTCAGCACTATCCTGTCTGGGTTAAAGTTGAGCTTGCCCTCCAGGAAGCACTCAGGGATGCTGAACGTCAGCATGATTCAGAGCCGGAGATGCTTATTACCGAAGACCGTCATG
It encodes:
- a CDS encoding hemolysin family protein, with amino-acid sequence MEILFLLSLIVVNGLFAMSEIALVTAKRSRLAKLAEDGDKSAAVAIKLGQEPTRFLSTIQIGITSIGILNGIVGEGALAGPLAVRFQAFGMDPEISHIISTAIVVLSITYITIVVGELVPKRLGQFDPEGIACLVSRPMFTLSTITRPFGRLLSASTDAILRLMGQSPQAYPSVTEEEIHAMLEEGSEAGVIEQHEHEMVRNVFRLDDRQLGTLMVPRADIVFLDVSKPLEENILRVTESEHSRFPVCNGGLQSLLGVVNAKQLLSKTLKGGLTEFTSQLQPCVYVPETLTGMELLDHFRTSGTQMVFVVDEYGEIQGLVTLQDMLEAVTGEFVPRNSEDSWAVERQDGSWLLDGLIPVPELKDTLELRSVPDEDKGLYHTLSGLMMWQLGRMPQTGDVMIWEEWTLEIVDLDGQRIDKVLASKRPEEVIPENGRSEVPSAEAKSDPLHKN
- a CDS encoding histidine triad nucleotide-binding protein gives rise to the protein MTNHHPECLFCRIVNGEIPAKIIYRNEHVVAFRDITPVAPQHVLIIPVRHIASLNDLEPEDEATAGSLMLAAGTVAGILGIRESGYRFVFNTGPDALQSVFHIHGHLVGGKEMGWPPFAGSSTLHG
- a CDS encoding FeoA family protein, whose translation is MRLSELQVGDRAEVTALKSESAVRRRIMDMGLIKGTSFKVLRVAPLGDPIEIFFKGLYLALRKNEAEGVLVRKVGEPSELVDHQELDEPLLKFGGRV